The Glycine soja cultivar W05 chromosome 9, ASM419377v2, whole genome shotgun sequence sequence AAGTGTCTTTAATtagattcatttttttctactttcacACAGGTAGAAATAGTACACAAGAAACAAAAGGCACGTTTAAATTGTTCGATCTTTTTATGGTCATACTTGTTTATAGAACAagtaaattgtgtttttaaacAAATGCAACAAAACTTGTTCGGGTATATTGTTTTTAGAGTAGTTGTTGAAACTAGTTTGTGAAATTGCACTTGAAAACTGTACGTGCGTCGGTGTCCCTCACTTTTTATCAAGGTAAGATACTgtataatcaaaatttattactCTCAtcacattatattatatataccaaatttttttgttttaacttctTGTATCAACAAAACATCTATTCAATTGAATACTACGTACAAGAATCTCACTTTAAATGCGTCtgcttcttttcccttctaAGCATTGATGTGATTTCTTCAATGTCATAAACTGCACCTCAAACTTTACTTACTCCACTAGAACTACATTAATACACCGCATATGCGTACTGCAGCACCGTTTCAATGTTTATcacaaaagaacaaaaaaacactCCAACCTAAACTCATAGCTAGCTGTTCCAACATCCGAATCTGTCACATCTTATTCCTATTTCCAtgtcttaaaaaaatcaaattctaagATCAATCTCCTTACATTCTTCATTAAAGTTCCCCCCTTCACCCTATTCTCAGCTCTCATGATCAGAGCCCACATGCAGACATTAACCATCGAATTAATCACTTAAATAATTCTCCTTTTGGTTCAACCATCATAGTCCAAATGAAGTTAAAGGCAAAATGCAACACCTTCATTCAAAGTCAGTGTCATATTACAGCACCAATTCCTTGAAACATCGCATCATCTAACAACTAACAATAAAAGCAGTGCCATTTTTccaacaaaacaacaaaatcaaaacacaTTCCCATCATTTTACAAACATAGCATATATGTGTTTCAGCTGATCATATTACTCCTTCATAGGAAGGAACTCAAAAAACTGGCCAGGGGTGGTCAAGTTGTTGGCATTATTCATTGCTGAAGTTGATATCTCTGTCTCATTATCCTTCATCATGTTGTCACTGCTTCCATCACCAGTACTCCTTAATGGGAAAAGTTGAAGGGTTTGAGACTCATCCACACAGTTATCATCTTCACTAGTACTACTGCTACTACTTAAGTAGATAACACTGTTTTCTCTCTGCAGGGGTGAAATAAAAAAGCTGAGATCATGTGTCTTAATAATGAGGTTTGGgtccatttttcttcttcttgttgttgttACTGTGGTTGTAGTAGTGGTCATGCTGCTACTAGCTGCAGAGGCATTAGGAGTGGTGTTTATGAGATGGGTGACAGGTGCAGAAGGAGAAGGACAAGGTAACTGCATCACATGATGCCACGTTGCATTCCTTTCGAAAAGGTTCCTTCTTTGTTGTAGTTCCCCTTCATCTAATAGGAGCCATCCATCTGTTCTACTCTCTGCAGCCGCTACTGCTTTTGCTGTCCTTTGTGTTGAAACAGATTCCTGTGTATTTGAATATTGAAGCCATGTAATGTAACAAACATGAAATTGAAAACCAAAATATATATCTACTATTTGCATGTttgattttcagaacaaaaaattcttttgagataaaagtaattttatcaaaaaattagaatttttttttgttttaattttgcttttatttaCTGAATTTATGCgcatacaatatttttaaattcactCCATACACACTATGTCTAAaatgaaaaacagaaaacaaaaggagaaaaaagaagtattggataagacatttcaattgTGCACCCCAAGTTCCTAGAAAAATATACATGTATATGACACAATGTATATAAACACAACcagtgaaaaaattatattatagtaATAATGTTAAAGTAATTTTTGCACGCATTTCGATATgaactttattattaaaagttgttgattcaaattaatttctaGTCATTCAATTAAAAGGTGCATGCATGGTCTAAAGAAGTCAAATAAAAGTAGGGTTAAGGATGTCTTTTCCATCACAAAAGGTGCTCTCAGTTGCATAGAATATTATATTGGGATGCCCTTGAAACTACTGACCTAAATGACATGAATGAGCACAACACAAGCCCCAAAAGCAGAGCTAAGTTGCATAACAGCAGAGCCGACAGAAAGGAAGGAATTCCAGCTTTTAAGCCATTTTCATTTCCCAACATACGAAGCTTTTGTTGGGTACTTTCCCTATACCTAGTGCAGATCTTTCCATAATATACATGTTTCCCATATCAACTTGATCTCTAGTAATCATATGCCAATAACTAATGACCACTTAATGGATCATGCTTATGAACTTTTTGCTATTAAGCAAATCCCAAGTAAAAAAAACAGGCTAGGGtagatattattaattaattagtccaTGAACAAATACAAATAGAAAAAGCAGGACATTAGAAATGGAATATTATTAGACCTCTGCCATAGTACTGCAGTTTGTTGAGGGTGTCCAGTTCTTGGTCCGTTCAACTTCAAACACTGTCCTACTTGCAGCTGTAgacagaaagaaaaacaaaacaacacactTAATTGATATCTCAAGCAACAATcagaataagtaaaaaaaaaaaaaagaagaagaaaaagctaCACATAACATATAACTAATTACAGATCTCTAACAAACAAAACTGAATGGTTTGAATAAAATGATTATggattagttaattaattatgaatggcATCATGAGGGTGTGTCATGATGCATGCATGTCACCTAAATCTTTCTTCTCTGGAGGTTCAGCATCTGATTCCATTTGGCGGCGGCGCTTTTGCCTCTCCCTGGCTTTGTGATTCTGAAACCAATAGAACACATTCTTCCCTTCAATGTTACCAAACCTTCTAAGCTGTGCAGTGATGTGTTGGATTTGCTCAGCAGATGGTGTCCTTGTTCCTCTTCTGTACAATTCTTCAAGGGCTCTTAGTTGCTCTGGGCTTGGATTCCACCTTGAGCTCACCACAACTGGTGTTGCACCATTGAactctctcttgtttttttctGCCACTGCCCCCAAAAGAAATAAACagctttttaatttctttgtacacacatatatataactctttgaaaAGATAAAGTAGCAAAAAATGCATATAAACAGCTACTACTACTAAGGAAAGAGAAAAcaattaacacacacacacacacataaattaaacataaacaTACCAAGATGGTGATAACGATATTGTGAAAGGAAATCATTCCCATGGATGTGAGATAAGCTAGGAGTGGTTGTTGTCGTCATTGGCCTTGGCATGAGAGGCTTGAGTTTCCTTCCTGTACTGAGTGAATGTTCAACCATGTTGATCTCACCACCTTCATAACCCATCATCCACATTTTGGTAGCCAATGAGAGCAAAAAGGCTAGGGTTTTTGGTGTATccttttatgtgtgtgtgatcACCAGGGTGATAGGAGAAaaaaggttatatatatatatatatatatagcacagAACGAAGCTACCTAGGTACTAGCTTTAtcagcttatatatatatatactaaaacaATGAAAGGGGTGTGTTAAATATATAGGCATATATATAAAAGTGGGAGTGCTTTAAATAGATTTGTTTATCTGTCTCTATCGTCCTTCCCTTGTCACTTGGCAATGGGAGTTGAAATGATAGAGTATATACTAGAATGGTGTTgaagttgataaaaaaagaagaagaagaagcaaaaacaaagaaaaggaagagtGTGTAGTGTGAAGAGTAGAGGTAGCATGCAAGCAGTAGGTTTGTGAAGAGAGTGGTGGACCAGATAGATTGAAAAATGGTAAGTCCTAGCTACATGAAATGAAAAGTAgacaaagtttatatatatatatatggatggtAATAAAGCAAGCTAGCAATAATACATGAATATTTTATCAATatctatttttgtatttatattttttttctctcacgttataaattttcatatatatttatattttttttctctcactagGTGTGTTAGGTAGCATATCAAATGTCcatgtaatattatttaaagcAAAAAATGTTGTTGTTGAAAGATTAGTCGGTTGAGAGTGGTGGTGTTGGTGCAACATGGGACAAAAGTGAAGGGTGTGTTTAGACGactttagagagagagagagaaagattgttaaataaataaataaaaaaaggaaaaaagagagtgTGGAAGAAGAGACCCAGAGGAGGAAAGGAAGCGTGGAATTCTGGTCTATGTTTGGGGAGAAGAGAATGTAAAAGGACGTAACGATCATGAGGGGCATGATGAGGCTCATCGCTTGACCCTTTTTTTTCCACCATTCTCATTTATTGGTCTCCTCATGTCTCGTGCCTTTCACACTAATTCTCAATCCAAACtgcccctctctctctctgcttTTCCTTACCCTTTTTCTTTGTCTAATATGCTGTCCaccctctccctctctctctgcACATCCACTGTACGGATTTTTGTCTCTACTCTTTAGATTTTCACCTTCACAATCACACATGCTGATGTCTCTACcctttttacataaaattattattattattattattattatatggaaTTTGTTAATAACTTAATACAAGTATATAACGTATAGCATGATGTTAAATTGTGATCGCGGTTGTATTGCGGGTGATTCATAATTACCGTCACGGTGCGGTTACAAAAAgtcaaaatatcttaattttacGGCGGGCAATTGTGATTACTGTTTAAAATGGTGATACATAGTAACGGTACAAACAAATGTATGTTTGGATTACATTTTGTAAACTTAATTTTGATAGTGTGTTTGGAATCAATGTTAATTAGCAACGTGAAATTAATTCAGTACTAGATTACACACGCGGTTAAATGTGGTTTTACTACACagaaatatgtttgattttccTTTTCGATTTTACTAGAAATGTTTGGTTTCATATCTCTGGCATGATTTTAAGAACCTAATACCTTTTAGCTTTTACATTCTAATTAAACATGATTCCTTTTGTTCACACTATGTTATTATGTTTCTGATGGCAAATTAACCATGTTACTGTAGCTTCTTGGGATAGCTTTTGAttataatgaaaatgaaatggattcatgaaaggaaaaatctaattatgttatatttctCCATTCCTGTTTAGCGAGTCTATGGTAATtgctaaacatatatatttccaatgagtgttttttttgttgtcaaGCCAATGAGTACTTGGTTTGTATTCCATGGACCGTCCTTACCTATGGCCTAAATAAAGCTATTTTAGCAGTATGTATTCACAGATATGAAATGTTCGTTTATTGTGTCGATTTAGAAAACATATttagcttaatttttaatttgttaatataaataGCTAATTATATATAGTAGAAAGAATCTATACAAAGAATTACTGATGGACGTAACATAATTAAGGATAACAAAACCTATTTTAGTAATTAcacatctaatttttttttatcaatagtaTCCAAATaacattttctataaaaaaaacattttcctgATATATGTTAtccttaaacaaaaataatgttaaatactTCAAATTctattaatcaattttatataaaatcaattctaaaaattcactttaattcaaaattgattttatcaaTTCACATCCAAAacattagatttcattttataaaCCGAGTTTGTAATagtaattctattatttttttcatttttaaactgATAAATAAGgcaaattaaattacaattgaACTCAACGGAAAATTAAACAAGaggttttctttttcctttcaattttactttttgAATTGATATTAGAAGACTCTAACTGAAAATCAAACATAGTCTAATTCTCGAGACATCTATAGTTTGATCCTTTTGACTTTTTAgttgtttatgtaattttaattactaaaataagaaatactAGATGTAACAATATAACATAGTACTAAAATCCTTTTGGAACTTGTAAGATGGACCTAGCAAGCTAATGAATTTACGTACAACCATGCGGCAAATTTATTGTAGGGGGttgttttaaaaacaatttattaaataGGGTCTGTTTTAAAACAAATTGCAAGGGGAGTCTGTTATTTACGTGGGTGCCGCTATTGTTACTGGCGTGAAGCTTGTACGACGATGCCGCCATTGACAGCAGTGGGACGGGGTCTGACTAGAAGAGATGAAGAAGCTCATAGGCTGACTAGGAGAGATGAAGGCATACCGTCATTGGTGTTGGCgggagagaggagagagacCCACCATTGGTAGACCCGTCATTGGCACTGGCGGGACATGCCAACGTGGGCAGTCCCACTAATGGATCCTGCGGCAcactaatttacaaaattaaaatctaatttacaaaattaatacacttaAATTTGGGAGAAacagaagaagaaacagaatGACGGGACTCAAACTTAAATTTGGGAGAAACAAGAAGAACCAATTCACAAAAATCCAAAACCTGGAACCAAAAAAATCACACCCAAAAAAGATATCACGAAAAAGACTCAAACTTTGGGAGAAAcagaagaagaaagaggtgaAAAACCTTGATGGGTTGGGAGCCATATTTGGAGGCCACAAGCTGAGGGGTGTACGAAGTTGCATTAGCAGCACGAGCCAGGGCTCTGGCCTCAGCTTGAATGTCATCAGCACGGTTCTCAGGAAACGCAAGCACCTTGATGGATCCATCTCTCGGTGAAGGAGGTGAACTTGTTGGTTGTGGTGTTGCCTCAACCAAAGATGAAGGATCCTTGAATTGATGGATATTACGGGGATAGGTCTATATTGGGGGAAGGGAGTTGAAATTAGAATGTATGGTTAATGTTAGATTGTGATATTTCAGGGAGGGAACTATGTGTAAGTATCGTTAAGTGTTACATGTGTTATCTTCactccaatttttattttctttttgttgaatcTTTACTGCTAATTGTCCTGTCCATCTACGATTTATCTAgagataattaaattatataatattagcaAGCTTTCGTTTACTATACggatatttttaaactaataaaattttaaaattataaataaataaaaatttcaatgttataaaataacattGAAATTAAACATCTTATTGAGGAAGCATAAAATATAATaggaaatatatttatttttaatattattttattttactagatgtaaataaattacagatataatttttttaaaattaaacaataattataaaaatattttttaaaacctttatTGAATTATGGAAATGAATGACCAATTGGTTTAATAAACAtatgtgattttattttaaaaaaaaactcgaaTAACTCAAttactttaataaaatatataactcTCATGTTAATGTAACTGTCAAAGACTCATCCAAATACCAATCATGAAAGTATGCATGAAATACTAAACTTGATTGACTTTTACcatttcaagaagaaaaaaattatgcattcaTTATCCTTCAGTTagaaattattatcatttattataaatttgttaactttaataaaaatattttagaagttATATTAATCATTGAAcgaaagtataaaattatactGTACCATTACGTCCGTGCCAATGGTAGGTCTCTCTCCTTTCTCCCTGTCCCGTTACTGCCAATGGCGGCATCGCCGTTTCCGCCATTGCCAGTGACATTACAAGCTTCACGCCAGTAACAATGGCGACACCCACATAAATAACAGACCCTCcttgcaatttattttaaaacagatcctatttaataaattgtttttaaaacaaCCCCTACGATAAATTTGCCACAACCATGCATTAGGAATCTTATTTTCCATGGTCCTGACCTATTTAGTTGatatattatttgaggggttgtTCATGTCCTCATTGTGTCTCTCCTTGCCTCTGCTTCTGTCTTTGTACATAGCCTTTCAGATTAATGGTCCTTTTCAAATAAACTATGTTGAATTATTGATACAAAAATCTTACACAAAAAGTTATACAACAGAGATAGCTAGAAAGATAATCATTCCTTTGTCATTAGAGAAACTGCATTTATACAagaaatttatacaaaaggttataaataaaaaagaaatataagacaactgatataataaaaaagataaaatataatattatgaaaaatattgtataaatttattaaatgaatgaGTGACCTCTTATCATTATAAAGGAAAGCCTAGGTTGAGTTAATAACTAGTTAAGGTACTGGAACTCCTCGTTGGCTGATATAGCATTTGAAAACTATATActataattattgattaattatttcCTAGCTTTAATTTTCTGGTGGGTGGAGGGCCTACCTTCCTGCAAAATTTTGAATCTCCTCTATTTGTATGTGTTATTTATAAGATGTGGATGCAGAAACTGTAAAATGGTTTTTTCAcgcaaaacaaaatacaagcCTCCAGCAATCTTCCACCAAAATGTGATCATTGATCAAATCTGTAATATTGTGAGATTTTCCTCCTACTGCAGCAATAAAAGCTCTAATCAGTTGACTaggaaaacaataaataacttGATGGGCCCGGTGAAATATGATGAGGgattttcttttaacaaatttctAAATAAcctaattttaaacttttaaatatgtttgtttcaattattataaactCTCAAATATTTGGATAGAAaataatttgagaatttttttaaagaacaaaTTTGATAAAGAAACCAAatcttcttaattttaataataaaaataatcaaatagtatgaaaaattaaatatatagcatcgtaatataatttatttccacATTTTTggaatatatatttgatatctTTTATATAT is a genomic window containing:
- the LOC114367431 gene encoding WUSCHEL-related homeobox 1-like, which translates into the protein MWMMGYEGGEINMVEHSLSTGRKLKPLMPRPMTTTTTPSLSHIHGNDFLSQYRYHHLVAEKNKREFNGATPVVVSSRWNPSPEQLRALEELYRRGTRTPSAEQIQHITAQLRRFGNIEGKNVFYWFQNHKARERQKRRRQMESDAEPPEKKDLAASRTVFEVERTKNWTPSTNCSTMAEESVSTQRTAKAVAAAESRTDGWLLLDEGELQQRRNLFERNATWHHVMQLPCPSPSAPVTHLINTTPNASAASSSMTTTTTTVTTTRRRKMDPNLIIKTHDLSFFISPLQRENSVIYLSSSSSTSEDDNCVDESQTLQLFPLRSTGDGSSDNMMKDNETEISTSAMNNANNLTTPGQFFEFLPMKE